GGCCACATCTTTTGGCTGTCCTATGCGTTGTAAAACTTGTGCTTTATTGGCCTGAGTGTAATGGTTTGAACTTTTATCTTTTTCGGAATAAAAATCATGAATAGGAGTATCTACTAACCCAGGGGCAACCACATTAACACGAATGTACTTGGGCCCTAACTCTAAGGCAATAGCCTTGCTCCAGTAAATTAAGGCGGCCTTTAAACTTCCGTAAGCCGACAAGCCACTAATTACTCGAGTACCCGCGGTAGAGGCAACATTAACAATGCAGTGATAATCTCCCAGCCCTAAAGTTACTCCTGGTTTAAAACTTTTTGCTTTCATATAAGGAAGAAGCAGGCGAGTTAAATTAATTGCTCCCATTAAATTAATTTGAAAATACTCTTGCCAACTTTCCGCAGAAGAATCTGCAAAATTTTCTGACCCATAATAAATACCCGCATTGTTAATTAACGAAATACTAGAGCAGTCTTTTAAAACCAAATCCATTTGCTGAACCATGGTTACAATATTTGATTCCACTGCTAAATCACAAGCATAAACCAAAACACTATCTAAATTATGTTTACTACTGGTTTTTAAAATTCTTTCTTTAGTAACTTTTAATTTATCGACATTGCGCCCAACTAAAATAACCAAATCAAATAGCTTACCCATCTCT
The nucleotide sequence above comes from Pseudobdellovibrionaceae bacterium. Encoded proteins:
- a CDS encoding SDR family oxidoreductase, giving the protein MKNVLIITGGGSGIGQATGLEMGKLFDLVILVGRNVDKLKVTKERILKTSSKHNLDSVLVYACDLAVESNIVTMVQQMDLVLKDCSSISLINNAGIYYGSENFADSSAESWQEYFQINLMGAINLTRLLLPYMKAKSFKPGVTLGLGDYHCIVNVASTAGTRVISGLSAYGSLKAALIYWSKAIALELGPKYIRVNVVAPGLVDTPIHDFYSEKDKSSNHYTQANKAQVLQRIGQPKDVAEAIKYLCTTPWVTGSTLTVDGGISI